The following are encoded in a window of Deinococcus radiopugnans ATCC 19172 genomic DNA:
- a CDS encoding type II toxin-antitoxin system PemK/MazF family toxin, with protein sequence MTAVLTSGAVFVADFPEHDPGGHEQEGPRPAVLVGLPTNAGRPRFPVLMLAPVTTFREQAWVTAAPELYPVLPAGAGGLRVPSVVLVDQTRALDASRVSRYLGLLTPEEYALVHAAVRLIFSV encoded by the coding sequence GTGACGGCGGTCCTCACGTCGGGAGCCGTGTTCGTGGCCGACTTTCCCGAGCACGATCCGGGCGGGCACGAACAGGAGGGGCCGCGGCCTGCAGTGCTGGTGGGCCTGCCCACGAACGCTGGGCGGCCCCGCTTCCCAGTGCTGATGCTCGCCCCGGTGACGACGTTCCGGGAGCAGGCCTGGGTGACGGCGGCGCCTGAGCTGTATCCCGTGCTGCCAGCCGGAGCGGGTGGGCTGCGGGTGCCCAGCGTCGTGCTGGTGGACCAGACGCGCGCCCTCGATGCGTCACGGGTGTCCCGTTACCTGGGCCTCCTGACTCCGGAGGAATACGCC
- a CDS encoding helix-turn-helix domain-containing protein: MRTVQFTLRHYLAAHGLSAYRLAQAARGRVSERTVYALARGEASRVDLGTLGAVMTTLEELTGEPVSPADLLTAVTVPGPDREARAWLDGDASRLGEFEPYDWGGADPYTLGEPVRVGADGELLIGSE; this comes from the coding sequence ATGCGAACCGTTCAGTTTACCCTGAGGCACTACCTGGCCGCTCATGGCCTGAGCGCGTACCGCCTCGCGCAGGCGGCACGGGGCCGGGTCAGTGAGCGTACCGTGTACGCTCTGGCGCGCGGCGAGGCCAGCCGCGTGGATCTGGGGACGCTGGGAGCGGTCATGACCACCCTAGAGGAACTAACCGGCGAGCCGGTCAGCCCAGCTGATCTGCTGACTGCGGTCACGGTGCCCGGGCCGGACCGCGAAGCGCGGGCGTGGCTGGATGGGGACGCTTCCCGTCTGGGCGAGTTCGAGCCGTACGACTGGGGCGGCGCCGATCCCTACACCCTGGGCGAGCCGGTACGGGTGGGGGCAGACGGCGAACTCCTCATCGGGAGCGAGTGA